The genome window ggaacgccataaccaagtggccggcatagtgtacaggaacatctgtgctgattacaacctggaagtcccgaggtcaaaatgggagatgcccccaagggtggtggagaatgaccgagctaagatcctgtgggacttccagatacagacggacaaaatggtggtggctaaccaaccggacatagtggtggtagacaaacagaagaaggcggccgtagtgatcgatgtagcggttccgaatgacagcaatatcaggaagaaggaacacgagaagctggagaaataccaagggctcagagaagagctcgagaggatgtggagggtgaaggtaacggtggtccccgtggtaatcggagcactaggtgcggtgtctcccaagctaggcgagtggctccagcagatcccgggaacaacatcggaaatctctgtccagaaaagcgcagtcctgggaacagctaagatactgcgcaggaccctcaagctcccaggcctctggtagaggacccgagcttgaaggataaaccgcccgcaggggcgtgctgggtgttttttatatacacATGACATGTATATTTAGTACTgtataatgtaataataattatttaagTTCTTCCCTTACAAACTAAAACCATAAAAAATTTTGAATAAATTCAGTGAAtacataaaattgaatttaactataaaaatgtattaatatttTCATCATGTTGTTTATGTAACTGCAGAAAATCTACTGATGATCttcattattatattttattcaggAATCCTAGGTACGTAGTCCTTGGTAACCACCATCTGAGGAGTGATACTGATAAGAGTGTGATACAGATTGCCGACAAATACAAACACCCATATTATCGGAAAGTTGGCTCTGGATACGACATCATGCTTTTAAAAGTAaggtttttatctttttgttttctcactTCACACTGgaagttttatatttttgagTGTTTGAATTTACAATGCACTtattgacaaaacaaatttctaaTTGAGGGAAAAAGTGCTtacttaaaaaaagataaatgataGATGTTCTGTGTTGCTGTTACAtgttttcacttatttttaatctttactCTTTAATTCTGTGCCTCTAGCTGCCTACACTTGTCcaaccaaacaaaacaattcAATTCATTCGACTTCCCCTCCGTGAAATGACATTAAAGGAAAATGAGAAGTGCCAAGTGGCTGGATGGGGTAAGATAAACACTTACGGTAATGTTGTTGATGACCTGAGAGTGGTGGATGTGTCTGTCATCGGCCCACAAGTCTGCCAGAATGCTTGGGCTCAAAAGGTTCCTGGATACAAGCTTCCTCCCAATGTTATCTGTGCAGGTGGATACAACACAAATAAAGGATTCTGTCAGGTATgttttctgtcctttccttgAAAATTCTTGCTAACTGCTCTGTGGTTGAGAAATATATGAGCACTCTGCATTAAGTATCACATGAAAAAAGTAAATACTTCCTTCTCACAGGGTGATTCTGGTGGCCCTCTGGTCTACAAGGGAATGGCTGTCGGTATTGTTTCTTACAACAAGGCGATTGGTGAAAACTTGGGACAGTGTGACTATCCGGATGTCCCCAATGTCTATACAGATATCTCAAAATACGTTAACTGGTTCAGGAGGATTCTCCAGGGGGGAAAAAGTTAAATCTTACACAAAGCTTTGCGTCAGCACACTGTAAGTGTGCAAGCTATGCCTCTGTCAATGTTTGCTCTCAATGcagaataaagaaaatgtttcaaGTATTGTTTTCTTACACAAAGTTTTGCGTCAGCACACTGTAAGTGTGTAAGCTATGCCTCTGTCAATGTTTGCTCTCAATGcagaataaagaaaatgtttcaaatATTGTTTCTGTGCATGAATAATATTTATTATGACTTTAAAacctatccatccatctatctatatatatattgaaaTTCAGGTTTACCATGGCAAATTAGTTCCATGCAATACTAATATCTGTAAACTAATTTTTCATTTCTACAGTACATTCATCCTGCTTTTTTGAGTACTATAAATACTAAAGACTAACAGAGGGTGTTTCTTTTACCACAGAGAATTACCTGATGTGGTTTTCAGTTAAATCTCTAATAAGTCAAAAAACTGAAGCCATGACAATTTAATACTAGAAACGGCTCTAACTACAGTAACACTACTTTTCTAATTTAATAGTAAGATCATGAACATTGAACATCCTGACGTCTTCTCTTGGTTAGCGTGTTGGATGCCCGCCTTTGCTTCCTTTTTGCTCCCACATTCTTCTGTTGTCTGTCTTTGGTGACCCTGCCGGTTTGGTCTTCTTCTGTTTCCCTGTTGTTTATTATTagaaggaggaaaaataaaatctgcatTCAGTAGCATCCAGAATACAACACTGCAGAACATGTTTGCTATAAATTTGTTACTGTTAGTATATTTCAGTTAAAATGAGATATGTCACATCACTTTGATTCCTAAACAAACAGCAACTCTACATAATTAATTAGAATGTaactgaactgaaatcagcCATGAGATTCATGAGGTATTTGCTCCTttataaaataactaaaacatttttattaaaccGTCTCAGACACCTTTCTTCTGAGACTGTACTTCTCCAGATGTCATCTCTGTCCCGTCAGGCACAGCCATCCTTTTCTGTCTTCCTGCTCTGGTCTGAAGTTCCACGTCCACGGGGTAATGGTCACTGAAGCTGAGTGCCTTAGAGAGTAAATATAGTTGAACGACAACACCGATGCTGTCCCTTACAATAAAATAGTCAAATCATTTCTGCCTTTGAGCTCAGAAAACACATAAGTGAGTCTCACCTCCTCATCAGTCAGCTTAAACTCTTGCTGTAAGTTGAAAGACTTGGCCGAGTTGGGGACGATGGCGTTCGACATGGTCTCTCCATACACAACAATTCTGTTTGACAAAGaggagacataaaaaaaaagttatgaaGTACTTTTTATAGTGTGGCACTTTACAGTGTGAAGCCATCATAATTTTATCCCTTCATTTTTCTCTCAATTTTAAATTCCTTCATGTCCCTAACATTAGACGTAAGCTGTGAGAGGCACTCTAAAGAAAAAACGGAATCTTcctgaaaaataataaagaacactTTGGCCATGTTGCAGAGGCTTTGTGATGGCTCAGCTCACAAAAAGACCCATCAGCATGCTGCCACCAGTGCTCATCATTTACAAACAGTCCTTCCCCACAAAGTAAAAATTGTACAAACAAATGTTTCACATAAATCAGTGATTCATGAACATTTTCCTATCTGAATTCGtttatctgtttcttttttggggataggttaattgattagtctaaattgcccataggtgtgaatgcgggagtgaatgtgagtgcgaatggttgtctgtccctgtgtgtcagCCCTGCGAcaaactggcgacctgtccatggtgtaccctgcctctcgccctatgacagctgcaggctcccccgcaaccctgaaaaagGATGAGCGGaaacgaatggatggatggatgtttcttTCTCCTGGTTTTTGTTTCAGTGGTGATTATGCAGATTGTATGAAGAATAATATCTTAATCTTCTTATACGGCGccgaatcacaacaacagtcccctcaaggggctttatattgtaaggtagaccctacagtaatgCATACAGATTTACATAGCAGAATTAACGAGGAGggtctggctgcagccactgggGAGCGCCATATTGCGACCTCCATAGtaaccggaaacacgtgacctccacagtgTGCTCAAATACGTTCCCTGCGTGGATACAGTGGAAACCTTGCAAGTGGATCATAAGGTTGAGACAGagtgttacgtttcggtgttgtcagtgtgttgtttttggcgtgactgttatgtgtttcctgttttactttgaaagtctgtgttatcttagtctTTTCTTacgtttccctgtctcgtcagttctgagttgccccagctgtgtttccctcttgttgtccattttcctgattgctccctctaggtatttaaaccctgtgtttcagtgtgtcatggtcgcgatctcccccgtgttgtaaatagtttggtgtgtttgttgtaaataaatagtctgttgtaaatagttgtgaATGGGTTTGTTAATATTTTCGTTTGAGACACTTCCgtttgggattttggtggagagctttagttttttttctcgtGTGTCTTttgccttatttttattttcctgcgttgcaccccggttgcctaggccggggtgtaacatatgggggctcgtccgggattgccttcgctggggggtccggggaccgccccagcctttgtcgtcgctggagggtccgtgggaccgctccagccttcatccgccttcgctggagggtccgagggaccgctccagccttcgtcgtctgctggagggtcagtgggaccgctccagccttcatcatcttcgtctgccttcgcttCAGCTgtccgtctccgctggagggtccgagggaccgctccagccttcatccgccttcgctggagggtccgagggaccgctccagccttcgtcgtctgctggagggtccgtgggaccgccccagccttcatccgccttcgctggagggtcggtgggaccgctccagccttcatccgccttcgctggagggtccgagggaccgctccagccttcgtcgtctgctggagggtcagtgggaccgctccagccttcatcagcttcgtctgccttcgctgaggggagggtccgtgggaccgccccagccttcatccgccttcgctggagggtccgtgggaccgccccagccttcatccgccttcgctggagggtccgtgggaccgccccagccttcatccgccttcgctggagggtccgtgggaccgctccagccttcgtcgtctgctggagggtcagtgggaccgctccagccttcatcggcTTCGTCTGTCTGGATCAAACTTTTCACTTGGtgttaaatgtttgatttttgggtggggggaactgttacgtttcggtgttgtcagtgtgttgtttttggcgtgactgttatgtgtttcctgttttactttgaaagtctgtgttatcttagtcttttcagtttacgtttccctgtctcgtcagttctgagttgccccagctgtgtttccctcttgttg of Maylandia zebra isolate NMK-2024a linkage group LG5, Mzebra_GT3a, whole genome shotgun sequence contains these proteins:
- the LOC101472067 gene encoding granzyme B, giving the protein MFALQSFAVIYALTFLGQNVLGSEIINGQIAPDNEMLYMASVLDNRGYHICGGFLVSENLVMTAAHCDVNPRYVVLGNHHLRSDTDKSVIQIADKYKHPYYRKVGSGYDIMLLKLPTLVQPNKTIQFIRLPLREMTLKENEKCQVAGWGKINTYGNVVDDLRVVDVSVIGPQVCQNAWAQKVPGYKLPPNVICAGGYNTNKGFCQGDSGGPLVYKGMAVGIVSYNKAIGENLGQCDYPDVPNVYTDISKYVNWFRRILQGGKS